Proteins encoded in a region of the Gemmobacter sp. 24YEA27 genome:
- a CDS encoding ABC transporter ATP-binding protein, whose translation MTDKTNHSGRLEILGVTQQFNVSGRYFTALEDITLTVEPGEFVVLVGASGCGKSTLLRAIVGLEDRYSGQILLDGKRLGPPTLGRAIVFQEHRLFPWLTALQNVELGLQKSGLSAATRRDRAREHLALVGLTEFEDALPAQLSGGMSQRVAIARALAPRPPVLLLDEPFGALDAMTRGHLQEELRRIVDAEKITAILVTHDVEEAVTLADRVVVMQPHPGRIREIVQIPPGEGADRTSDTFVALRRQILAALDHDIPGRAEDQAQPYLQNTLTAAE comes from the coding sequence ATGACAGATAAGACAAACCATTCAGGCCGGTTGGAGATCCTGGGCGTGACCCAGCAGTTCAACGTTTCGGGCCGCTACTTCACCGCACTGGAAGACATTACCCTCACCGTCGAGCCGGGCGAGTTTGTGGTGCTGGTCGGGGCCTCGGGCTGCGGGAAATCCACCCTGCTGCGCGCGATTGTCGGGCTGGAGGACCGCTATAGCGGCCAGATCCTGTTGGATGGCAAGCGCCTGGGGCCGCCGACACTTGGGCGCGCCATTGTGTTCCAGGAGCACCGGCTTTTCCCCTGGCTGACCGCTTTGCAGAATGTCGAATTAGGACTGCAGAAATCCGGGCTTTCGGCAGCCACTCGGCGGGATCGGGCGCGGGAGCATCTGGCCCTCGTGGGTCTGACCGAATTCGAAGACGCGCTGCCCGCCCAGCTTTCAGGCGGCATGTCGCAGCGGGTGGCGATTGCCCGCGCGCTCGCACCGCGCCCGCCGGTCCTGTTGCTGGATGAACCCTTCGGCGCGCTGGATGCGATGACGCGCGGACATTTGCAGGAGGAACTGCGGCGGATCGTCGATGCCGAGAAGATCACCGCAATCCTCGTGACCCATGATGTTGAAGAGGCCGTGACCCTCGCCGACCGTGTGGTGGTGATGCAGCCCCATCCGGGCCGCATCCGCGAGATCGTCCAGATCCCCCCGGGCGAGGGGGCAGACCGCACCAGCGATACCTTCGTGGCGCTGCGCCGCCAGATCCTTGCCGCGCTGGACCATGACATTCCGGGCCGCGCCGAAGACCAGGCGCAGCCCTACCTGCAAAACACCCTGACCGCAGCTGAGTGA
- a CDS encoding ABC transporter permease has protein sequence MTALPFIRRPRQLPVGLILPAALLIIWEVTARAGLLNPILSPAPSLVFTRLFTMLAAGELRVDIGASLARLAIGALAGSLIAIPLGLLIGSSRLARHLLGPSFNVLKQIALFAWIPLISVWFGTGEVAKVVFVSMAVFTPVVINTWEGTAEVPEHLREVARIYALGPAARLRRLILPAALPQIFTGLRLGLIYGWLATVGAEYFMTVAPGIGSQMTAGRELLEMDLVMVGVLLLGGIGFAINSIAEASERRLVSWKNHH, from the coding sequence ATGACCGCTCTTCCCTTCATCCGCCGCCCGCGCCAACTGCCGGTCGGGCTGATCCTGCCAGCAGCACTCCTGATCATATGGGAGGTCACCGCTCGCGCAGGTCTGCTGAACCCGATCCTCTCGCCCGCACCGAGCCTCGTCTTCACCCGCCTTTTCACCATGCTGGCGGCAGGGGAACTCAGGGTCGATATCGGTGCAAGCCTTGCCCGCCTGGCGATCGGCGCGTTGGCGGGCAGCCTGATCGCGATTCCGCTGGGCCTGTTGATCGGCAGCAGCCGTCTCGCGCGCCATCTGCTCGGCCCGAGTTTCAACGTGCTGAAACAGATCGCGCTTTTCGCCTGGATCCCGCTGATCTCTGTCTGGTTCGGCACGGGTGAGGTGGCCAAGGTGGTTTTCGTAAGCATGGCCGTCTTTACCCCTGTGGTGATCAACACCTGGGAGGGCACTGCCGAAGTGCCCGAGCATTTGCGCGAAGTGGCGCGGATCTATGCCCTCGGCCCCGCTGCGCGGTTGCGCCGTCTGATCCTGCCCGCCGCGCTGCCACAGATCTTCACCGGCCTGCGCCTAGGGCTGATCTATGGCTGGCTGGCCACCGTGGGCGCGGAATACTTCATGACCGTGGCCCCTGGGATCGGCAGTCAGATGACTGCCGGGCGGGAACTGCTTGAGATGGATCTCGTCATGGTCGGCGTGCTGCTGTTGGGAGGCATCGGCTTTGCAATAAACAGCATCGCAGAGGCTTCTGAGCGCCGTCTCGTGAGCTGGAAAAACCATCACTGA
- a CDS encoding ABC transporter permease: MVQIPLDPAEDRAGPLLWRRITLPRPGPALGRWLLGLIVPLLLLAFWSLASASGVMPPQILPAPTTIISAAGELWDRGDLQMHTLFSLKRVLWGFLLGAVIGLPLGAAMGISETVRRYVDPLFLAIAQVPPIGWIPLLILFLGIGEGLKVVIIAKAAMIPMAVNTYAGIRNVPQQLREVGQVMTFTPLEQLRFVVLPAALPTIFSGIRYGLANAWLALVAVELLASSEGLGYLMVWGRQLFAMEYVLLAMILVGVIGFLLDAGVALIEARLLRWKGTAR; the protein is encoded by the coding sequence ATGGTGCAGATCCCCCTTGATCCGGCAGAGGATCGGGCTGGCCCATTACTCTGGCGCCGGATCACCCTGCCGCGCCCAGGGCCCGCGCTCGGGCGCTGGCTCCTCGGCCTGATCGTCCCGTTGCTCCTTCTGGCCTTCTGGTCGCTGGCGTCGGCCTCAGGCGTGATGCCTCCGCAGATCCTGCCCGCGCCGACCACGATCATCAGCGCCGCAGGCGAGTTGTGGGACAGGGGGGATCTGCAGATGCATACCCTTTTCAGCCTGAAACGCGTGCTCTGGGGCTTTCTGCTCGGTGCGGTGATTGGCCTGCCTCTGGGCGCGGCGATGGGAATATCCGAGACGGTGCGGCGCTATGTCGATCCGCTGTTCCTGGCGATTGCCCAGGTGCCGCCGATTGGCTGGATCCCGCTGCTGATCCTGTTTCTGGGAATTGGCGAAGGGCTGAAGGTCGTCATCATCGCCAAGGCTGCGATGATCCCTATGGCGGTCAATACCTATGCCGGCATCCGCAACGTGCCGCAGCAACTGCGCGAGGTAGGGCAGGTCATGACCTTCACACCGTTGGAACAGCTGCGCTTTGTGGTGCTGCCTGCCGCGCTTCCAACCATCTTCTCAGGCATCCGCTATGGCCTGGCAAACGCCTGGCTGGCGCTGGTGGCGGTGGAACTGCTCGCCTCCTCCGAGGGGCTTGGCTATCTGATGGTCTGGGGCCGCCAGCTTTTCGCGATGGAATATGTGCTGCTGGCGATGATCCTCGTAGGCGTGATCGGCTTCCTGCTGGACGCGGGCGTGGCCCTGATCGAGGCGCGGCTTTTGCGCTGGAAAGGGACGGCCAGATGA